A genomic segment from Thermostichus lividus PCC 6715 encodes:
- a CDS encoding EpsG family protein: protein MFPYFLVFALTSFPIIIEVPQWYKVFLFCVYVLFIGLRFEVGGDWTGYLYIFESVKFTPWFGYETTSYDLGYYWINKIAIALNQDIYFVNFCVAIIFVSCLFNFCNKLKNPYLGLSVAFPYLTTVVAMGYTRQAAAIGFELLAILALTQNKRLRFFVYFFLALLFHKTVIFLLLVPLLITMIKSIKEKKVINITYLVILTFVLLVGTTIIIESTPRFASSYIEGQMSSSGALIRLTMNLLPAIIFLLEYYRGKNFFKHSPKVYLALSWLVIFSFLLLLTGSTTTADRLALYLIPIQLYVFGNLPYLFFPKQRQLFFRWLFLVIGYSFVVLWVWLQFADHAFAWLPYRMYPFI from the coding sequence ATGTTTCCGTATTTTCTAGTATTTGCCCTAACCAGCTTCCCGATCATTATCGAAGTACCCCAGTGGTATAAAGTCTTTCTTTTTTGTGTTTATGTACTATTTATTGGTTTACGTTTTGAAGTAGGTGGAGATTGGACAGGATATCTTTATATTTTTGAGAGTGTTAAATTCACACCTTGGTTTGGATATGAAACTACATCTTATGATCTGGGCTACTATTGGATCAATAAGATTGCTATTGCCTTAAATCAAGATATATATTTTGTTAATTTTTGTGTCGCCATTATTTTTGTTTCTTGTCTTTTCAATTTTTGCAATAAATTAAAAAATCCATACCTAGGTCTAAGCGTTGCATTTCCTTATTTGACTACAGTTGTAGCAATGGGATACACACGCCAAGCTGCAGCCATTGGTTTTGAACTGTTAGCTATCCTTGCACTTACTCAAAATAAGCGATTAAGATTTTTCGTCTATTTCTTTTTGGCCTTGTTATTTCATAAAACTGTAATATTTTTACTTTTAGTTCCACTTTTAATAACAATGATAAAATCAATAAAAGAAAAGAAAGTAATTAATATTACTTACCTAGTGATATTGACTTTTGTGCTGTTAGTCGGCACAACAATAATTATAGAATCAACTCCTAGATTTGCTAGCAGCTACATAGAAGGTCAAATGTCATCCTCAGGAGCGTTAATTAGATTAACAATGAACCTATTGCCTGCGATAATCTTTCTTCTAGAATATTATAGAGGTAAAAATTTCTTCAAACATTCACCAAAGGTTTATTTGGCATTATCTTGGTTAGTTATTTTCTCATTCTTGCTTCTGCTAACAGGCTCAACAACTACTGCCGATCGCCTCGCTTTATACTTAATTCCTATTCAACTCTATGTCTTTGGAAATTTACCGTATCTTTTCTTCCCAAAGCAACGTCAGCTATTTTTTCGTTGGCTCTTTCTAGTGATTGGGTACAGTTTTGTGGTACTATGGGTGTGGCTTCAATTTGCAGATCACGCTTTTGCGTGGCTTCCTTACCGAATGTATCCTTTTATTTAA
- a CDS encoding glycosyltransferase family 4 protein produces the protein MTVQSVSNSVELRSLSILLLCNNAQMLLNFRSELIADLANAGLEVHCLAPDFSEVEKSKLNALGAICHSFYLVRNSINPLDDIKSFFSLVKLMKQVNPDSILAISAKPIIWGLLASNFVNVKSRLVLFTGLGYAFTPTDKLKQNLLKNLLTFLYKLTLPFAHKVIFQNPDDCCEITEICGLNQDKTLVIKGTGVNLQEWPFCPPHLTPLTFTLVARLLIEKGILEFLAAAQHLKAIYPQVQFWLIGGLDTNPGSLSQSQIDEFIASGVVEWFGFVNVKDYLPITSVFVLPSYYREGVPRSTQEAMAMGRPVITTDVPGCRETVVDGHNGFLIPPRDVAALIEAMQRFIENPDLIPSMGYNSYQMAVELFDVRKINAQYLKLLREC, from the coding sequence ATGACGGTTCAATCTGTTTCTAATAGCGTTGAATTAAGATCACTGTCAATTTTATTGCTGTGCAACAATGCTCAGATGTTGCTCAACTTTCGAAGTGAGCTAATTGCAGATCTTGCAAATGCAGGCTTAGAGGTGCACTGTTTAGCACCTGATTTTTCTGAGGTAGAGAAATCAAAGCTCAATGCTCTTGGTGCAATTTGTCATAGTTTTTATCTTGTTCGCAATAGCATTAATCCCTTAGATGATATAAAGTCCTTTTTTTCATTAGTCAAATTAATGAAACAAGTCAATCCCGATTCTATATTAGCGATTAGCGCGAAGCCAATTATTTGGGGATTATTAGCTTCTAATTTCGTTAATGTCAAATCACGACTTGTCCTATTTACTGGTTTGGGCTATGCATTCACACCGACTGACAAGTTAAAGCAAAATCTATTAAAAAATCTTTTAACCTTTTTGTATAAGCTGACGTTACCTTTTGCCCATAAGGTTATTTTCCAAAATCCAGATGATTGCTGTGAAATTACTGAGATTTGCGGTCTGAATCAGGATAAAACGCTAGTTATCAAAGGAACTGGAGTTAACCTTCAAGAGTGGCCTTTTTGTCCGCCTCATCTTACGCCTCTGACGTTTACACTTGTTGCAAGATTGCTTATTGAAAAAGGCATCCTTGAATTTTTAGCGGCTGCTCAGCACCTAAAAGCTATCTATCCTCAAGTGCAATTTTGGTTGATTGGTGGGCTAGACACAAACCCAGGTAGCTTATCTCAGTCGCAGATAGATGAATTTATAGCCTCAGGGGTGGTTGAGTGGTTTGGCTTTGTGAATGTCAAGGACTATTTACCCATCACCAGTGTCTTTGTCTTACCGTCTTATTACCGTGAAGGCGTTCCCCGCAGCACTCAAGAAGCCATGGCCATGGGGCGACCGGTCATTACGACTGATGTCCCAGGTTGTCGCGAAACGGTTGTTGACGGCCACAATGGTTTTCTCATTCCACCCCGAGATGTTGCTGCCCTTATTGAGGCAATGCAGAGGTTTATTGAGAACCCTGATCTGATTCCATCCATGGGCTACAACAGCTACCAGATGGCGGTGGAGCTGTTCGATGTCAGGAAAATCAATGCCCAGTACCTCAAACTACTCCGTGAGTGCTAG